One Pseudomonas lalucatii genomic window carries:
- the argR gene encoding GlxA family transcriptional regulator yields the protein MTAHRIGFLLWPNTKPLTLALAEEALRVAQRVHPEVAYELTFLQAEEPEEGAWRLPGTPWPGKLDGLHKLFLLADEPPAATAPALSAALKQLVRAGCVIGGVSAGVYPLAQLGLLDGYRAAVHWRWQDDFSERFPKVIATSHLFDWDRDRLSACGGLAVLDLMLALLARDHGAELAGAVSEELVVERIREGSERQRIPLQNRLGSSHPKLTQAVLLMEANIEEPLTTDEIAQHVCVSRRQLERIFKQYLTRVPSQYYLELRLNKARQLLMQTSKSIIQIGLSCGFSSGPHFSSAYRNFFGATPREDRNQRRSNSPFELSSTAAAERE from the coding sequence ATGACTGCCCATCGAATCGGCTTCCTGCTTTGGCCCAACACCAAGCCCCTGACCTTGGCCCTGGCCGAGGAAGCCCTGCGTGTCGCCCAGCGCGTCCACCCCGAGGTGGCCTACGAACTGACCTTCCTCCAGGCGGAAGAGCCCGAGGAGGGTGCCTGGCGCCTGCCGGGTACGCCCTGGCCGGGCAAGCTGGACGGATTGCACAAGCTGTTCCTGCTCGCCGACGAGCCGCCGGCGGCGACCGCTCCCGCGCTGTCCGCCGCGCTCAAGCAGCTGGTGCGCGCCGGCTGCGTCATCGGCGGCGTCTCCGCCGGGGTCTATCCCCTGGCCCAGCTGGGCCTGCTCGACGGTTACCGCGCCGCGGTGCATTGGCGCTGGCAGGATGACTTCAGCGAGCGCTTCCCCAAGGTCATCGCCACCAGCCACCTGTTCGACTGGGATCGCGATCGCCTGAGCGCCTGCGGCGGCCTGGCCGTGCTCGACCTGATGCTGGCCCTGCTGGCCCGCGACCACGGCGCCGAGCTGGCCGGCGCGGTCTCCGAGGAGCTGGTGGTCGAGCGCATCCGCGAGGGCAGCGAGCGCCAGCGCATTCCGCTGCAGAATCGCCTGGGCTCCAGCCACCCCAAGCTGACCCAGGCGGTGCTGCTGATGGAGGCGAACATCGAGGAGCCGCTGACCACCGACGAGATCGCCCAGCACGTGTGCGTGTCGCGCCGCCAGCTGGAGCGCATCTTCAAGCAGTACCTGACCCGCGTGCCCAGCCAGTATTACCTGGAGTTGCGCCTGAACAAGGCGCGTCAGCTGCTGATGCAGACCAGCAAGTCGATCATCCAGATCGGCCTGTCCTGCGGCTTCTCCTCCGGCCCGCATTTCTCCAGCGCCTACCGCAACTTCTTCGGCGCCACGCCGCGCGAGGACCGCAACCAGCGGCGCAGCAACAGCCCCTTCGAACTGAGCTCGACGGCCGCCGCCGAGCGCGAGTGA
- a CDS encoding cupin domain-containing protein, with product MLHSIKQGITLDELELAGTLEDIGVEMIEGDNSMFALTTFATEDESVSAGYFGVRRSRFRLPYTFHEQAVVTLGEVKITNEQTGETAHYKAGDSFFVASGTNTLWEVVSDSFTKHYLAVD from the coding sequence ATGCTGCACAGCATCAAGCAAGGCATCACCCTGGACGAACTGGAACTCGCCGGCACCCTCGAAGACATCGGCGTCGAGATGATCGAAGGCGACAACAGCATGTTCGCCCTGACCACCTTCGCCACCGAGGACGAGTCGGTCAGCGCCGGCTACTTCGGTGTACGCCGCAGCCGTTTCCGCCTGCCCTACACCTTCCACGAGCAGGCCGTGGTGACCCTCGGCGAGGTGAAGATCACCAACGAACAGACCGGCGAGACCGCCCACTACAAGGCCGGCGACTCCTTCTTCGTCGCCAGCGGCACCAACACCCTGTGGGAAGTCGTCAGCGACAGCTTCACCAAGCACTACCTGGCGGTCGACTGA
- a CDS encoding urea transporter, translated as MPELPLPLRALLNGFSQIFLQSHPGCGLLVLLALAIGAPGLLGGALLGGLSGMLVARWRDYPRGDIEIGLYGYNGILLGLLASLKFAWSPLLALLVALGAGLSSLLLAPWMSAMRSRGWLPAFTLPFVLLGWGLLALTTPLQLPLQGEAASALGMADGLGILLALLRGLGQVIFLDQPLAGLCLWLGLLLADRRAALWALLGSAGGLALALSLGWSQADALHGLCGYNAALAAIALNQVQRRAWVLVLGIVLASLLQQGLSALGLAALTLPFILACWLVQLSAQSWQRAVKAGAHGRKTH; from the coding sequence ATGCCCGAGCTCCCCCTGCCCCTCCGCGCGCTGCTCAACGGCTTCAGCCAGATATTCCTGCAGAGCCACCCCGGCTGCGGCCTGCTGGTGCTGCTGGCGCTCGCCATCGGCGCGCCCGGCCTGCTCGGCGGCGCCCTGCTCGGCGGCCTGAGCGGCATGCTGGTGGCGCGCTGGCGCGACTATCCGCGCGGCGACATCGAGATCGGCCTGTACGGCTACAACGGCATTCTCCTCGGCCTGCTGGCCAGCCTGAAGTTCGCCTGGTCGCCGCTGCTGGCACTGCTGGTCGCCCTCGGCGCCGGCCTGTCCAGCCTGCTCCTGGCACCCTGGATGAGCGCCATGCGCAGCCGCGGCTGGCTGCCGGCCTTCACCCTGCCCTTCGTCCTGCTGGGTTGGGGGCTCCTGGCCCTGACCACCCCTCTGCAGCTGCCGCTGCAGGGCGAGGCAGCCAGCGCCCTGGGCATGGCGGACGGCCTCGGCATCCTGCTGGCGCTGCTGCGCGGCCTGGGCCAGGTGATCTTCCTCGACCAGCCGCTGGCCGGCCTGTGCCTGTGGCTCGGCCTGTTGCTGGCGGACCGTCGCGCCGCCCTCTGGGCCCTGCTCGGTTCGGCCGGCGGCCTGGCCCTGGCCCTGTCGCTGGGCTGGTCGCAGGCCGACGCCCTGCACGGGCTCTGCGGCTACAACGCCGCCCTGGCGGCGATCGCCCTGAACCAGGTGCAGCGCCGGGCCTGGGTGCTGGTGCTGGGCATCGTCCTTGCTTCGCTGCTGCAGCAGGGCCTGAGCGCCCTGGGGTTGGCGGCACTGACCCTGCCTTTCATCCTCGCCTGCTGGCTGGTTCAGCTCAGCGCACAAAGCTGGCAACGCGCGGTAAAGGCCGGCGCGCATGGACGAAAAACTCACTGA
- a CDS encoding 2-hydroxy-3-oxopropionate reductase translates to MAKIGFIGTGIMGKPMAQNLQKAGHTLFLSEHHDPAPADLVEAGAIALANPREVAQEAEFIIVMVPDTPQVEDVLFRQDGVAEGVGAGKVVIDMSSISPSATKVFAEKIKATGAAYLDAPVSGGEVGAKAATLSIMVGGCPTAFERALPLFQAMGKNITLVGGNGDGQTAKVANQIIVALNIQAVAEALLFAAKNGADPAKVREALMGGFAGSKILEVHGERMIKGTFDPGFRISLHQKDLNLALAGAKELGLNLPNTANAQQVFSTCAAIGGSNWDHSALIKGLEHMANFNIRGK, encoded by the coding sequence ATGGCAAAAATCGGATTCATCGGCACCGGTATCATGGGCAAGCCCATGGCTCAGAACCTGCAGAAGGCCGGTCACACCCTGTTCCTGTCCGAACACCACGATCCGGCCCCGGCCGACCTGGTCGAAGCCGGCGCCATCGCCCTGGCCAATCCGCGCGAAGTCGCCCAGGAAGCCGAATTCATCATCGTCATGGTGCCGGACACCCCCCAGGTCGAGGACGTGCTGTTCCGCCAGGACGGCGTGGCCGAAGGCGTTGGCGCCGGCAAGGTGGTGATCGACATGAGCTCGATCTCGCCCAGCGCGACTAAGGTTTTCGCCGAGAAGATCAAGGCCACCGGCGCGGCCTACCTGGACGCCCCGGTCTCCGGCGGTGAAGTCGGCGCCAAGGCGGCCACATTGAGCATCATGGTCGGCGGCTGCCCGACTGCCTTCGAACGCGCCCTGCCGCTGTTCCAGGCCATGGGCAAGAACATCACCCTGGTCGGCGGCAACGGCGACGGCCAGACCGCCAAGGTGGCCAACCAGATCATCGTCGCCCTGAACATCCAGGCGGTGGCCGAGGCCCTGCTGTTCGCCGCCAAGAACGGCGCCGACCCGGCCAAGGTGCGCGAGGCGCTGATGGGCGGTTTCGCCGGTTCGAAGATCCTCGAGGTGCACGGCGAGCGCATGATCAAGGGCACCTTCGATCCGGGCTTCCGCATCAGCCTGCACCAGAAGGACCTCAACCTGGCACTGGCCGGCGCCAAGGAGCTGGGCCTGAACCTGCCCAACACCGCCAACGCCCAGCAGGTGTTCAGCACCTGTGCGGCCATCGGCGGCAGCAACTGGGACCACTCGGCACTGATCAAGGGCCTGGAGCACATGGCCAACTTCAACATCCGCGGCAAGTAA
- the gcl gene encoding glyoxylate carboligase: MARMRAIEAAVLVMRREGVDTAFGIPGAAINPLYAALKKVGGIDHVLARHVEGASHMAEGYTRTNAGNIGVCIGTSGPAGTDMVTGLYSASADSIPILCITGQAPRARMHKEDFQAVDITSIVEPVTKWATTVMEPGQVPRAFQKAFYEMRSGRPGPVLIDLPFDVQMAEIEFDIDAYEPLPLAKPAANRVQAEKAIAMLNDAERPLLVAGGGIFNADAADKLVEFAELTGVPVVPTLMGWGAIPDDHKLMVGMVGLQTSHRYGNATLLASDLVFGIGNRWANRHTGSVDVYTEGRKFIHVDIEPTQIGRVFNPDLGIVSDAGAALDAFLEVAREWQAAGKLKDRSAWLESCRERKRTLQRKTHFDNVPAKPQRVYEEMNEAFGKDTCYVSTIGLSQIAGAQFLHVYKPRHWINCGQAGPLGWTIPAALGVVKADPQRQVVALSGDYDFQFMIEELAVGAQFNLPYIHVLVNNSYLGLIRQAQRGFDIDYCVQLAFENINAPEINGYGVDHVAVVEGLGCKAIRVFDPNELQNAFAEAKRLMAEHRVPVVVEIILERVTNISMGTEINAINEFEELAERGADAPTAISLLD, encoded by the coding sequence ATGGCCAGAATGAGAGCAATCGAGGCCGCCGTACTGGTGATGCGCCGCGAAGGCGTTGACACTGCGTTCGGCATCCCCGGCGCCGCCATCAACCCCCTGTACGCCGCACTGAAAAAAGTCGGCGGCATCGATCATGTCCTGGCTCGCCACGTCGAAGGCGCTTCGCACATGGCCGAGGGCTACACCCGCACCAATGCCGGCAACATCGGCGTGTGCATCGGCACCTCGGGACCTGCCGGTACCGACATGGTCACCGGCCTGTACTCGGCCAGCGCCGACTCCATCCCGATCCTCTGCATCACCGGCCAGGCGCCGCGTGCGCGCATGCACAAGGAGGACTTCCAGGCCGTCGACATCACCAGCATCGTCGAGCCGGTGACCAAGTGGGCGACCACCGTGATGGAGCCGGGCCAGGTGCCGCGGGCCTTCCAGAAGGCCTTCTATGAGATGCGCAGCGGCCGTCCGGGCCCGGTGCTGATCGACCTGCCGTTCGACGTGCAGATGGCCGAGATCGAGTTCGACATCGACGCCTACGAGCCGTTGCCGCTGGCCAAGCCGGCTGCCAACCGGGTCCAGGCCGAGAAGGCCATCGCCATGCTCAACGACGCCGAGCGCCCATTGCTGGTCGCCGGCGGCGGCATCTTCAACGCCGACGCGGCGGACAAGCTGGTCGAGTTCGCCGAGCTGACCGGCGTGCCAGTGGTACCGACCCTGATGGGCTGGGGTGCCATTCCCGACGACCACAAGCTGATGGTCGGCATGGTCGGCCTGCAGACCAGCCACCGTTACGGCAACGCCACCCTGCTGGCCTCCGATCTGGTGTTCGGCATCGGTAACCGCTGGGCCAACCGCCATACCGGTTCGGTGGACGTCTACACCGAGGGCCGCAAGTTCATCCACGTCGACATCGAGCCGACCCAGATCGGCCGGGTGTTCAACCCGGACCTGGGCATCGTCTCCGACGCCGGTGCCGCCCTGGACGCCTTCCTCGAGGTGGCCCGCGAGTGGCAGGCCGCCGGCAAGCTGAAGGATCGCAGCGCCTGGCTCGAGTCCTGCCGCGAGCGCAAGCGTACCCTGCAGCGCAAGACCCACTTCGACAACGTGCCGGCCAAGCCGCAGCGCGTGTACGAGGAGATGAACGAGGCGTTCGGCAAGGACACCTGCTACGTCAGCACCATCGGTCTGTCGCAGATTGCCGGCGCGCAGTTCCTGCACGTCTACAAGCCGCGCCACTGGATCAACTGCGGCCAGGCCGGCCCGCTGGGCTGGACCATTCCGGCGGCCCTGGGCGTGGTCAAGGCCGACCCGCAGCGTCAGGTCGTGGCGCTGTCCGGCGACTACGACTTCCAGTTCATGATCGAGGAACTGGCCGTCGGCGCGCAGTTCAACCTGCCGTACATCCACGTGCTGGTGAACAACTCCTACCTGGGTCTGATCCGCCAGGCGCAGCGCGGCTTCGACATCGACTACTGCGTGCAGCTGGCGTTCGAGAACATCAACGCGCCGGAGATCAACGGTTACGGCGTCGACCATGTCGCCGTGGTCGAGGGCCTGGGCTGCAAGGCGATCCGCGTGTTCGACCCGAACGAACTGCAGAACGCCTTCGCCGAAGCCAAGCGGCTGATGGCCGAACACCGCGTGCCGGTGGTGGTGGAGATCATCCTGGAGCGCGTCACCAACATCTCCATGGGTACCGAGATCAACGCCATCAACGAGTTCGAGGAACTGGCCGAGCGCGGCGCCGACGCACCGACCGCCATCTCGTTGCTGGACTGA
- a CDS encoding ureidoglycolate lyase produces the protein MPRTLELQPLERDSFSPFGDVIEMAGSRHFSINNGATERFHDISQIVGDPSDGHTAISLVRSQPLPSPLRIEVLERHPLASQAFIPQDDQPFIVVVAPRGDDIDLDDIRAFVADGKQGINYHPGVWHHSLLALAPSQDFILVDLITPKHNCDEHYFDSDEQLLLDYSGLPNGCVLRPR, from the coding sequence ATGCCCCGCACCCTCGAACTACAGCCCCTGGAGCGGGACAGCTTCAGCCCTTTCGGCGATGTGATCGAAATGGCCGGCAGCCGCCATTTCAGCATCAACAACGGCGCGACGGAGCGTTTTCACGATATTTCGCAGATAGTCGGCGACCCCTCCGACGGCCATACGGCCATCAGCCTGGTTCGCTCACAACCGCTGCCCTCGCCATTGCGCATCGAGGTGCTCGAACGCCACCCGCTCGCGAGCCAGGCCTTCATACCCCAGGACGATCAGCCCTTTATCGTGGTGGTCGCGCCCCGGGGCGATGACATCGACCTCGACGACATCCGTGCCTTCGTCGCCGACGGCAAGCAGGGCATCAACTATCACCCGGGGGTCTGGCACCACTCGCTGCTGGCGCTGGCGCCGAGCCAGGACTTCATTCTCGTTGACCTGATCACCCCAAAGCACAACTGCGATGAGCACTACTTCGACAGCGACGAGCAGTTGCTCCTGGACTACTCCGGGCTGCCGAACGGCTGCGTGCTGCGGCCCCGCTAG
- the hyi gene encoding hydroxypyruvate isomerase, which produces MPRFAANLSMLFTEVDFLERFAAAADAGFSGVEYLFPYDFPAEEIKARLDANKLEQVLFNLPAGDWAKGERGIACHPDRIEEFRAGVDQAIAYAKVLGNRQINCLAGIRPQGVDCATIEQTFVDNLRYAAGKLEAAGIKLVMEAINTRDIPGFYLNNTQQALDIRTKVGSANLYLQYDIYHMQIMEGDLARTVEANLAAINHVQLADNPGRNEPGTGEINYRFLFEHLDRIGYQGWIGCEYKPATTTAAGLGWMKAHNAI; this is translated from the coding sequence ATGCCCCGTTTCGCCGCCAACCTGTCCATGTTGTTCACCGAAGTGGACTTCCTGGAGCGTTTCGCCGCCGCCGCCGATGCCGGCTTCAGCGGTGTCGAGTACCTGTTCCCCTACGACTTCCCGGCCGAAGAGATCAAGGCCCGCCTGGACGCCAACAAGCTCGAGCAGGTGCTGTTCAACCTGCCCGCCGGCGACTGGGCCAAGGGTGAACGCGGCATCGCCTGCCACCCGGATCGCATCGAGGAGTTCCGCGCCGGTGTCGACCAGGCCATCGCCTACGCCAAGGTGCTGGGCAACCGCCAGATCAACTGCCTGGCCGGCATCCGCCCGCAGGGCGTGGACTGCGCCACCATCGAGCAGACCTTCGTCGACAACCTGCGCTATGCCGCAGGCAAGCTCGAGGCCGCCGGCATCAAGCTGGTCATGGAAGCCATCAACACCCGCGACATCCCCGGCTTCTACCTGAACAACACCCAGCAGGCCCTGGATATCCGTACCAAGGTCGGCAGCGCCAACCTGTACCTGCAGTACGACATCTACCACATGCAGATCATGGAGGGTGACCTGGCGCGCACCGTCGAGGCCAACCTGGCGGCGATCAACCATGTGCAGCTGGCCGACAACCCGGGGCGCAACGAACCGGGCACCGGCGAGATCAACTACCGCTTCCTCTTCGAGCACCTGGATCGCATCGGTTACCAGGGCTGGATCGGCTGTGAATACAAGCCGGCCACCACCACCGCTGCCGGCCTCGGCTGGATGAAAGCGCACAACGCAATCTGA
- a CDS encoding ion transporter: protein MDNWRQGLYAIIFHTDTPAGQRFDNWLLLVILASLVVVMLDSVDAYHQQYATLFNSLEWAFTLMFGIEYGLRLYCSPKPLRYAFSFFGLVDLLAVMPAILALVFADAQYLMIVRVVRMIRIFRVLKLRQYLSQANFLLTALRGSRQKVTVFLVSVSTLVTVFGALMYVIEGPENGFTSIPTSIYWAVVTLTTVGYGDITPQTPAGQMLSTLVMITGYSIIAVPTGIFTAELASAIRGGDHLKHACPNCQKAEHEAAAAFCNRCGQMLYPQQPARD from the coding sequence ATGGATAACTGGCGCCAAGGTCTTTACGCCATCATCTTCCACACCGACACGCCGGCCGGGCAGCGCTTCGACAACTGGCTGCTGCTGGTCATCCTGGCCAGCCTGGTGGTGGTGATGCTCGACAGCGTCGACGCCTACCACCAACAGTACGCCACCCTGTTCAACAGCCTGGAGTGGGCCTTCACCCTGATGTTCGGCATCGAGTACGGCCTGCGCCTGTACTGCTCGCCGAAACCGCTGCGCTACGCCTTCAGCTTCTTCGGCCTGGTCGACCTGCTGGCGGTGATGCCGGCGATTCTCGCCCTGGTCTTCGCCGACGCCCAGTACCTGATGATCGTACGGGTCGTGCGCATGATCCGCATCTTCCGCGTACTCAAGCTGCGCCAGTACCTGAGCCAGGCCAACTTCCTGCTCACCGCGCTGCGCGGCAGCCGGCAGAAGGTCACGGTGTTCCTGGTCAGCGTGTCCACCCTGGTCACGGTGTTCGGCGCCCTGATGTACGTTATCGAGGGCCCGGAGAACGGCTTCACCAGCATCCCCACGAGCATCTATTGGGCGGTGGTGACCCTGACCACCGTGGGCTACGGCGACATCACCCCGCAGACCCCGGCCGGGCAGATGCTCTCCACCCTGGTGATGATCACCGGTTACTCGATCATCGCCGTGCCCACCGGCATTTTCACCGCCGAGCTGGCCAGCGCCATCCGCGGCGGCGACCACCTCAAGCATGCCTGCCCGAATTGCCAGAAGGCCGAGCATGAAGCGGCGGCGGCCTTCTGCAACCGCTGCGGCCAGATGCTGTATCCGCAGCAGCCCGCTCGGGACTGA
- the pyk gene encoding pyruvate kinase → MNADKKVKILATLGPAVEGIEQIRQLVEAGVNLFRLNFSHGEHADHAQRYQWVREVERQLGTPIGILMDLQGPKLRVGRFAEGKVNLERGQALRLDLDSTPGDARRVNLPHPEIIEALQPGMTLLLDDGRLRLQVTAKQADAVITEVIAGGELSDRKGVNVPEAVLQLSPLTEKDRRDLAFGLELGVDWVALSFVQRPADIVEARALIQGKAALMAKIEKPSAVQQIAEIAELCDAIMVARGDLGVEVPAENVPRIQKDIIRICRQLGRPVVVATQMLESMRFSPAPTRAEVTDVANAVAEGTDAVMLSAETASGDYPLEAVQMMSKIIRQVENGPDFQNQLDVSRPQAEATASDAISCAIRRISAILPVAALVNYTESGASSLRASRERPKAPILSLTPNLQTARRLSLAWGVYSVVNERLHQVEAVTSTALEIAQAQGMARAGDTLVITAGEPFGQPGSTNSLRIETLH, encoded by the coding sequence ATGAACGCCGACAAGAAAGTGAAGATCCTCGCCACCCTCGGGCCGGCCGTGGAAGGCATCGAACAGATCCGCCAGCTGGTGGAGGCCGGGGTCAACCTGTTCCGCCTCAATTTCAGCCACGGCGAGCACGCCGACCACGCCCAGCGCTACCAGTGGGTGCGCGAAGTGGAGCGCCAGCTGGGCACGCCCATCGGCATCCTCATGGACCTGCAGGGACCCAAGCTGCGGGTCGGCCGCTTCGCCGAAGGCAAGGTCAACCTGGAGCGCGGCCAGGCCCTGCGCCTGGACCTGGACAGCACCCCGGGCGACGCCCGGCGGGTCAACCTGCCGCACCCGGAGATCATCGAGGCGCTGCAGCCGGGGATGACCCTGCTGCTCGACGACGGCCGCCTGCGCCTGCAGGTGACCGCCAAGCAGGCCGATGCGGTGATCACCGAGGTCATCGCCGGCGGCGAGCTGTCTGACCGCAAGGGCGTCAACGTGCCCGAGGCGGTGCTGCAGCTGAGCCCGCTGACCGAGAAGGACCGCCGCGACCTGGCCTTCGGCCTGGAGCTGGGCGTGGACTGGGTGGCCCTGTCCTTCGTCCAGCGCCCCGCGGACATCGTCGAGGCCCGTGCGCTGATCCAGGGCAAGGCCGCGCTCATGGCCAAGATCGAGAAGCCCTCGGCGGTGCAGCAGATCGCCGAGATCGCCGAGCTGTGCGACGCCATCATGGTCGCCCGCGGCGACCTGGGCGTCGAGGTGCCGGCGGAGAACGTGCCGCGCATCCAGAAGGACATCATCCGCATCTGCCGCCAGCTCGGCCGGCCGGTGGTGGTGGCCACGCAGATGCTCGAATCCATGCGCTTCTCCCCGGCGCCGACCCGTGCCGAGGTCACCGACGTGGCCAACGCCGTGGCCGAAGGCACCGACGCGGTGATGCTGTCGGCCGAGACCGCCTCCGGCGACTACCCGCTGGAAGCCGTGCAGATGATGAGCAAGATCATCCGCCAGGTGGAGAACGGCCCGGACTTCCAGAACCAGCTGGACGTCAGCCGCCCGCAGGCCGAGGCCACCGCCTCGGACGCCATCAGCTGCGCCATCCGCCGCATCAGCGCCATCCTGCCGGTGGCCGCGCTGGTCAACTACACCGAGTCCGGCGCCTCCAGCCTGCGCGCCTCGCGGGAGCGCCCGAAGGCGCCGATCCTCAGCCTGACGCCAAACCTGCAGACCGCCCGCCGCCTGAGCCTGGCGTGGGGCGTCTATTCGGTGGTCAACGAGCGCCTGCACCAGGTCGAGGCCGTCACCAGCACCGCCCTGGAAATCGCCCAGGCCCAGGGCATGGCCCGGGCCGGCGACACCCTGGTGATCACCGCCGGCGAACCCTTCGGCCAGCCGGGCAGCACCAACAGCCTGCGCATCGAGACCCTGCACTGA
- a CDS encoding glycerate kinase type-2 family protein — MSIDPQRLLRELFAAAIDAAHPRQVLADHLPADRSGRVIVIGAGKAAAAMAEVIEHEWQGEVSGLVVTRYEHGAACRKIEVVEAAHPVPDDAGERVARRVLELVSGLSEEDRVIFLLSGGGSSLLALPAEGITLKDKQAINKALLKSGATIGEMNCVRKHLSAIKGGRLAKACWPASVYTYAISDVPGDEATVIASGPTVADPTTSAEALAILARYQIEVPAHVRAWLQDPRSETVKPGDPVLSRSHFQLIATPQQSLEAAAEKARAAGFTPLILGDLEGESREVAKVHAGIARQVRLHGQPLKAPCVILSGGETTVTVRGNGRGGRNAEFLLSLTESLQGLPGVYALAGDTDGIDGSEDNAGALMSPDSYARAARLGLNARDALDNNDGYGYFAALDALIVSGPTRTNVNDFRAILILEDPAP, encoded by the coding sequence ATGTCCATCGATCCGCAACGCCTGCTGCGCGAGCTGTTCGCCGCCGCCATCGACGCCGCCCACCCGCGCCAGGTGCTGGCCGACCATCTGCCCGCCGACCGCAGCGGTCGGGTCATCGTCATCGGAGCCGGCAAGGCCGCCGCGGCCATGGCCGAGGTGATCGAACACGAATGGCAGGGCGAGGTGTCGGGCCTGGTAGTGACGCGCTACGAGCACGGCGCCGCCTGCCGCAAGATCGAGGTGGTGGAAGCCGCCCACCCGGTGCCGGACGACGCCGGCGAGCGCGTGGCGCGCCGGGTGCTCGAGCTGGTCAGCGGCCTGTCCGAAGAAGACCGGGTGATCTTCCTGCTGTCCGGCGGCGGCTCCTCGCTGCTGGCCCTGCCGGCCGAGGGCATCACACTCAAAGACAAGCAGGCGATCAACAAGGCGCTGCTCAAGTCCGGCGCCACCATCGGCGAGATGAACTGCGTGCGCAAGCACCTCTCGGCGATCAAGGGCGGCCGCCTGGCCAAGGCCTGCTGGCCGGCCAGCGTCTACACCTACGCGATTTCCGACGTGCCGGGCGATGAGGCCACGGTAATCGCCTCCGGGCCGACGGTGGCCGACCCGACCACCTCGGCCGAGGCCCTGGCGATACTCGCTCGCTATCAGATCGAGGTCCCCGCCCACGTCCGCGCCTGGCTGCAGGACCCGCGCTCGGAAACCGTTAAGCCCGGCGATCCGGTGCTGTCGCGCAGCCACTTCCAGCTGATCGCCACTCCCCAGCAGTCGCTGGAGGCCGCCGCCGAGAAGGCCCGCGCCGCCGGTTTCACGCCGCTGATCCTCGGCGACCTGGAGGGCGAGTCGCGCGAGGTGGCCAAGGTGCATGCCGGCATCGCCCGCCAGGTGCGCCTGCACGGCCAGCCGCTCAAGGCGCCCTGCGTGATCCTCTCCGGCGGCGAGACCACCGTCACCGTGCGCGGCAACGGCCGCGGCGGCCGCAACGCCGAGTTCCTGCTGAGCCTGACCGAGAGCCTCCAGGGCCTGCCTGGGGTCTACGCCCTGGCCGGCGACACCGACGGCATCGACGGCTCGGAGGACAACGCCGGCGCCCTGATGAGCCCGGACAGCTACGCCCGCGCCGCACGCCTGGGCCTGAACGCCCGCGACGCGCTGGACAACAACGACGGCTACGGCTACTTCGCCGCCCTCGACGCGCTGATCGTCAGCGGCCCGACCCGTACCAACGTCAACGATTTCCGCGCCATTCTGATCCTTGAGGACCCTGCCCCATGA
- the alc gene encoding allantoicase, with product MKKTASDGYSTRWPNLADERLGAEILFCTDEFFAAASRMLSSQEPVWKEGVFDENGKWMDGWESRRKRCEGYDYSVIRLGLPGTIKGIDLDTSHFTGNFPPSASVQACHCENAEPDAATAWVEILPSVSLSGDSHHIHAIDDDRIWTHLKLNIYPDGGIARLRAWGQPQSRIEIGSATPIDLAAVVNGGRALACSDEHFGRMANILNPGRGINMGDGWETARRRTPGNDWVIVALGHPGEIQRIEVDTAHFKGNYPNSCSIQAAFVKGGTDEQIETQSLFWRELLPEQKLHAHEQHYFSDEVAAMGPITHVRLNIFPDGGISRLRLIGTPVATGRKGA from the coding sequence ATGAAGAAGACTGCTTCCGACGGCTATTCCACACGCTGGCCCAACCTGGCCGATGAGCGCCTTGGCGCCGAGATTCTGTTCTGCACCGATGAGTTTTTTGCCGCGGCCAGCCGCATGCTGTCCTCCCAAGAACCGGTCTGGAAGGAGGGCGTATTCGATGAAAACGGCAAATGGATGGACGGCTGGGAGTCCCGTCGCAAGCGCTGCGAAGGCTATGACTACAGCGTCATCCGACTCGGCCTGCCGGGCACCATCAAGGGTATTGACCTCGACACCAGCCACTTCACTGGCAACTTCCCGCCCTCCGCATCGGTGCAGGCCTGCCACTGTGAAAACGCCGAACCGGACGCCGCTACCGCATGGGTCGAAATCCTGCCGTCGGTCAGCCTGTCGGGCGACTCCCACCATATCCATGCCATCGACGATGATCGGATCTGGACCCACCTCAAGCTGAACATTTATCCGGATGGCGGCATCGCCCGCCTGCGCGCCTGGGGCCAGCCGCAGTCCCGCATCGAAATCGGCAGCGCCACGCCGATCGACCTCGCGGCCGTTGTCAACGGCGGGCGCGCGCTCGCCTGCAGCGATGAGCATTTCGGGCGCATGGCCAACATCCTCAACCCTGGGCGCGGCATCAACATGGGCGATGGCTGGGAAACGGCCCGCCGCCGCACACCCGGCAATGACTGGGTAATAGTGGCGTTAGGCCATCCAGGCGAAATCCAGCGCATCGAAGTCGATACCGCCCATTTCAAGGGCAACTACCCGAACAGTTGCTCGATCCAGGCCGCGTTTGTCAAAGGCGGCACCGACGAGCAGATCGAGACGCAGAGCCTGTTCTGGCGCGAACTGCTACCGGAGCAAAAGCTTCACGCCCATGAACAGCATTATTTCAGTGACGAAGTCGCCGCTATGGGCCCCATTACCCATGTGCGCCTGAACATCTTCCCCGATGGGGGGATCAGTCGCCTGCGCCTGATCGGCACGCCGGTCGCCACCGGCAGGAAGGGAGCCTGA